From a single Lewinella sp. LCG006 genomic region:
- a CDS encoding IS66 family transposase — translation MEATVSKAEYDELKQQNAKLQHELDQLKRLIFGASKERFVPSVAPEQLDLWELDQATGEGEVDKEKISYERKKKAHPGRTQLPENLPVEEIIIEPEEDTTGMVEIGEEVTETLDYRPGVLLKRRYIRKKYARTEETPDAASILIGELPERPIPKGIAEAGLLAYLFVAKYIDHLPFYRQIEIFKRDHGWAIHKSTINDWFAACCTLLEPLYETLRKNVLHTDYLQGDESTMKVLDSNKAGNTHLGYQWVFHNPLSGNVLFVYRKGRGANGLTETLADFKGYLQSDGYAAYDKFARGRQVELISCLAHIRRKFFEAKDNHPAMAEHALTKIQQLYAIERHAREAKMSAAERKTLRQAKAKAIYEELLQWVITEQKNNLSKGAIGKALYYATNQLPRLAHYLEDGRIEIDNNLIENSIRPLALGRKNYLFAGSHEGAQRAAMMYSFFASCKYAKANPWEWLTDVLGRIGAHPINRLEELLPAQWEENRNRDL, via the coding sequence ATGGAAGCCACTGTTTCTAAGGCGGAATACGATGAGTTGAAGCAGCAAAATGCTAAGCTTCAGCACGAGCTGGATCAACTAAAGCGGTTGATTTTCGGTGCTTCCAAAGAACGTTTTGTACCCAGTGTTGCCCCCGAGCAACTTGACCTTTGGGAGCTTGATCAAGCCACTGGCGAAGGGGAAGTCGACAAGGAAAAGATCAGTTACGAGCGCAAGAAAAAAGCGCACCCTGGTCGCACCCAACTGCCCGAAAATCTTCCTGTTGAAGAAATCATCATTGAGCCAGAAGAAGATACCACTGGCATGGTGGAAATAGGAGAAGAGGTAACGGAAACACTGGATTATCGCCCCGGTGTATTACTCAAGCGTCGCTATATCCGCAAGAAGTACGCGCGTACCGAAGAAACGCCAGACGCTGCTAGCATCCTTATCGGCGAACTCCCTGAACGCCCGATCCCCAAAGGCATTGCAGAAGCTGGATTACTAGCGTATCTGTTCGTTGCCAAATACATCGATCATCTGCCTTTCTACCGGCAGATCGAAATATTTAAGCGTGATCACGGCTGGGCGATCCACAAATCAACCATCAATGATTGGTTCGCGGCCTGTTGTACCTTGCTCGAACCCCTTTATGAGACCTTGCGTAAAAATGTGCTCCATACGGACTACCTGCAAGGTGACGAGTCTACTATGAAAGTACTCGACAGCAATAAGGCAGGGAATACTCATTTGGGTTATCAATGGGTATTCCACAATCCGCTTTCCGGAAACGTTCTTTTCGTGTATCGAAAGGGCCGAGGAGCCAATGGCTTGACCGAAACACTAGCTGATTTTAAGGGCTATCTGCAGTCAGATGGCTACGCAGCCTATGATAAGTTCGCCCGTGGCCGCCAAGTGGAACTCATCAGCTGTCTGGCTCATATCCGCCGTAAGTTTTTTGAAGCTAAGGACAACCATCCAGCTATGGCGGAGCATGCATTGACGAAAATACAGCAACTCTACGCCATTGAACGGCATGCCCGGGAAGCGAAGATGTCCGCTGCTGAGCGTAAAACCTTAAGACAAGCCAAGGCCAAAGCCATTTATGAGGAACTTTTACAATGGGTCATCACCGAACAGAAAAACAACCTAAGCAAGGGCGCCATAGGTAAGGCACTGTACTATGCTACAAATCAGCTTCCTCGCTTGGCCCACTACCTTGAAGACGGCCGCATCGAAATCGATAACAACCTGATCGAAAACTCTATCCGTCCACTTGCTTTGGGGCGTAAAAATTACCTCTTCGCGGGTTCGCACGAAGGCGCGCAACGCGCTGCCATGATGTACAGCTTCTTCGCCAGCTGCAAATACGCAAAGGCCAACCCATGGGAATGGCTCACGGATGTGCTTGGCCGTATTGGTGCTCACCCTATCAACCGACTGGAGGAGCTACTGCCTGCACAGTGGGAGGAAAATAGAAACAGAGACCTGTAG
- the tnpB gene encoding IS66 family insertion sequence element accessory protein TnpB (TnpB, as the term is used for proteins encoded by IS66 family insertion elements, is considered an accessory protein, since TnpC, encoded by a neighboring gene, is a DDE family transposase.), with protein MFSFSGFQRYFLYRGSTDMRKGFNGLSGLVRNHIQHELLSGDVFIFLNKRRDRIKLLVWDRNGFVVWYKVLEQGTFELPAAENNTLEMSWSDIQLLLEGIEIKSVKRRKRYQKAA; from the coding sequence ATGTTTAGCTTCTCGGGCTTCCAGCGCTATTTCTTGTATCGAGGCAGTACGGATATGCGCAAAGGATTTAATGGTCTGAGCGGACTAGTCCGTAACCACATCCAGCACGAGTTACTCAGCGGCGACGTCTTCATTTTTCTGAACAAGCGTCGCGATCGTATCAAGTTATTGGTATGGGATCGCAATGGTTTTGTAGTCTGGTACAAGGTGTTGGAGCAGGGGACTTTCGAGCTGCCAGCTGCCGAGAACAACACGCTGGAAATGTCTTGGAGCGATATTCAATTGCTCTTGGAAGGGATCGAAATTAAATCCGTAAAACGGCGAAAAAGGTACCAAAAAGCTGCTTGA